CGCGCCTGCCCTCGCGTCGCATCGCTCTTGCAGGTGACCCGGCCCGGAGGTCTCCGTGCCGGCAACTCCGAGAAGACAGCGCGGCTTCACGCTGATCGAGGTCGCCGTCGTGCTCGCCATCGCCGCGGCGATGGTCACGATGGGATACCCGCTCGTACACCGCACCCGGCCGCGCGTCGAGCTCGCCGGGCTGGGCACCCAGCTCCACGCGTTGGTCCACCGCGCGCGGCAGGAGGCGCTCGCGCGTGGGAAGGACGTGGCGGTGATCTTCTACCCGGCGGCGACGACGTCCTCGGGGACAGGGCGCATCCTGGTCATCGCCGACGAGGCCGGCGGCTTCATGGGCGGAGCTGCTCCCGCGGGGAACCTGGACTACTGCACCACGCTGCCCAACCTGCACGGCGACACGCTGGACGCCATCGACCTCCCGCGGGGGGTGACGCTGTCCGCGCCGGCTCGCGCCCAGGCGTTCCCGTTTCCGTACAACCTGGCGCCAGCACCGGCCAACGGCTGCAGCTTCTGCACCGGGACGGTCCCCAGTGGCGGCGGCGCGCGAGGCGCGCTCCGCTTCGATGCCCGCGGCCGTGCCGCCTTCTTCGCCGACTGCGGAGTGGCGAGCGCCCTCCCCAACGGTGGGAGCGTCGCGCTCACGAACTCCGAGCTGGGCGGCTCCCGCGTCCTGACGGTACTGCCGTCGGGCGCCATTCGAACCTTCAGCGTGGAGTGATGGTGGCCCCCATGCGCTCGCACCACCCCCACGGCTTCAGCCTCGTCGAGGTCACCATCGCGATGGCCTTGCTCGTCATCGGCGCGGTGGGCGCGCTCGGCATCGCCAGCCAGAGCGTCAAGATGAACGAGGATGGACGGCGCATCACCCGAGCGGCCGCCCTCGCCCAGGATCTGGTGGCCAACATCAACCTCTGGGCGTACGACGACCCCCGGCTGACGAACGCCCTCCCCGCCAACGACACCGACCTCGGCGACGGTACGCTGGCCTTCGAGGCCGCCGGCGCACCACCGGCCGACCACGGCGAGGTGGATCTCACCGCCGGCGGCGCCGTGTGGCTGGGAGTCCCGCAGGCCGAGTTCGCGGCAGCCGGCTACGAGCGCTACTGGAACGTGTCGGAGAGCGACGACTGGAACGGCAACACCGTCCCCGACGCGAAGCGGATCGCGGTCATCGTCCGCTGGCCGCAGGGCGGTGGCTTCCGCCGGCTCGTCCTCTTCACCACCAAGGTCAACCCGGCGGACGCGCAATGAAGATCCCGAGCGCACGCGGCTTCACCCTCGTCGAGCTGATGGTGGCGTCGCTGGTCGGCGTCATCGTGGTCGGGGGGGCGG
The genomic region above belongs to Anaeromyxobacter diazotrophicus and contains:
- a CDS encoding pilus assembly FimT family protein, encoding MPATPRRQRGFTLIEVAVVLAIAAAMVTMGYPLVHRTRPRVELAGLGTQLHALVHRARQEALARGKDVAVIFYPAATTSSGTGRILVIADEAGGFMGGAAPAGNLDYCTTLPNLHGDTLDAIDLPRGVTLSAPARAQAFPFPYNLAPAPANGCSFCTGTVPSGGGARGALRFDARGRAAFFADCGVASALPNGGSVALTNSELGGSRVLTVLPSGAIRTFSVE
- a CDS encoding prepilin-type N-terminal cleavage/methylation domain-containing protein, which encodes MVAPMRSHHPHGFSLVEVTIAMALLVIGAVGALGIASQSVKMNEDGRRITRAAALAQDLVANINLWAYDDPRLTNALPANDTDLGDGTLAFEAAGAPPADHGEVDLTAGGAVWLGVPQAEFAAAGYERYWNVSESDDWNGNTVPDAKRIAVIVRWPQGGGFRRLVLFTTKVNPADAQ